A stretch of the Agromyces larvae genome encodes the following:
- a CDS encoding ABC transporter substrate-binding protein, producing the protein MRRPIRRGTRAIALLAAGALTVGLAACSGGDGGDSTSLADAGVDGVDDGSTLTLWTRAPLEKQAKLLVEAYNASHENQVELTVVPNDDYVAKVGAAAGSNGLPDLFAADIVYVPNWVQQGLFQDITANIDGFDFKDEINQGHLSAGTLDGEEYVLPFVLDLSMLFWNKDLATEAGLDAEAGPANLEEYAEWAKAIQALNKPDTYGTATGLNCGGCLVFTWFPSVWADGDEVLSDDGTESLLAGDTAKAVYDTWRDLWESGAVLPSSKDEAGPTWTAGFTEGKVGLMFYPATLLSSTPFDVGVAGIPGPQGGGSTFVGGDGIGVSKDSKKAAQAWNFLSWMMSEDAQVGVLAKDNDVVSRSDLADNEYSQKDPRLITINEVAGNGDTPVAINFQQAFNAPNSPWLTLVRNAVLEGTDTVDADNDEITAVLQQ; encoded by the coding sequence ATGAGACGACCCATCCGCCGCGGCACGCGTGCGATCGCGCTGCTCGCCGCGGGCGCCCTGACCGTCGGCCTCGCCGCCTGCTCCGGCGGCGACGGCGGCGACAGCACGAGCCTCGCCGACGCCGGCGTCGACGGCGTCGACGACGGCTCGACGCTCACCCTCTGGACCCGCGCCCCGCTCGAGAAGCAGGCGAAGCTCCTCGTCGAGGCGTACAACGCCTCGCACGAGAACCAGGTCGAGCTCACCGTGGTGCCGAACGACGACTACGTCGCGAAGGTCGGCGCGGCGGCCGGCTCCAACGGCCTGCCCGACCTGTTCGCGGCCGACATCGTGTACGTGCCGAACTGGGTGCAGCAGGGCCTGTTCCAGGACATCACCGCGAACATCGACGGCTTCGACTTCAAGGACGAGATCAACCAGGGCCACCTCTCGGCCGGCACGCTCGACGGCGAGGAGTACGTGCTGCCGTTCGTGCTCGACCTGTCGATGCTGTTCTGGAACAAGGACCTCGCGACCGAGGCCGGCCTCGACGCCGAAGCCGGCCCCGCGAACCTCGAGGAGTACGCCGAGTGGGCCAAGGCCATCCAGGCGCTGAACAAGCCCGACACCTACGGCACGGCGACGGGCCTGAACTGCGGCGGATGCCTCGTCTTCACCTGGTTCCCGAGCGTCTGGGCCGACGGCGACGAGGTGCTGAGCGACGACGGCACCGAGTCGTTGCTCGCCGGCGACACCGCGAAGGCGGTCTACGACACGTGGCGCGACCTCTGGGAGTCGGGTGCGGTGCTGCCGTCGTCGAAGGACGAGGCCGGCCCCACCTGGACGGCCGGGTTCACCGAGGGCAAGGTCGGGCTCATGTTCTACCCCGCGACGCTGCTCTCGTCGACGCCGTTCGACGTCGGCGTGGCCGGCATCCCCGGGCCGCAGGGCGGCGGGTCGACGTTCGTCGGCGGTGACGGCATCGGCGTGTCGAAGGACTCGAAGAAGGCCGCGCAGGCGTGGAACTTCCTCAGCTGGATGATGTCGGAGGACGCGCAGGTCGGCGTGCTCGCGAAGGACAACGACGTGGTGTCGCGCAGCGACCTCGCCGACAACGAGTACTCGCAGAAGGACCCGCGCCTGATCACGATCAACGAGGTCGCCGGCAACGGCGACACCCCGGTCGCGATCAACTTCCAGCAGGCGTTCAACGCGCCGAACAGCCCGTGGCTGACGCTGGTGCGCAACGCCGTGCTCGAGGGCACCGACACCGTCGACGCCGACAACGACGAGATCACGGCGGTGCTGCAGCAGTGA
- a CDS encoding LacI family DNA-binding transcriptional regulator — protein MARPESNGGSRAATLSDVARLAGVSLATASKAINGRDQVAATTRQRVIEAAESLAFTPNALARSLTAGRTGTVGLLTSDLEGRFVIPILMGAEDAFGAGQINVFLCDARGDAIREQHHLKALLNRRVDGIIVVGRQTDPRPSLGHDLPVPVVYAYAPSDDDTDVSVTPDNVTGGRLAAEHLIATGRRRIAHISGDPAYAAAQDRTVGVQAALAGAGLELVGDVLYSEWSEHWGRDASALLLASHPDVDGIVCGSDQIARGVLDTLRDLGKRVPEDVAVIGYDNWEVLATNSRPELTSIDANLKQLGRAAAMRIFDAIDGIEPDTGVHHLPVRLVIRGSTIPRR, from the coding sequence ATGGCGCGACCGGAGTCGAACGGCGGCAGCCGAGCCGCGACGCTGAGCGATGTCGCCCGGCTGGCCGGCGTGTCGCTCGCCACCGCCTCGAAAGCGATCAACGGCCGCGACCAGGTCGCCGCGACGACCCGGCAGCGGGTCATCGAGGCCGCGGAGTCGCTCGCATTCACGCCCAACGCGCTCGCCCGCAGCCTCACCGCCGGTCGCACCGGCACGGTGGGGCTGCTCACCAGCGACCTCGAGGGCCGGTTCGTCATCCCGATCCTGATGGGCGCCGAGGACGCGTTCGGCGCCGGCCAGATCAACGTCTTCCTATGCGACGCGCGCGGCGACGCGATCCGCGAGCAGCACCACCTCAAGGCGCTGCTCAACCGACGCGTCGACGGCATCATCGTCGTCGGCCGCCAGACCGACCCGCGCCCGTCGCTCGGGCACGACCTGCCCGTGCCGGTCGTGTACGCGTACGCGCCGAGCGACGACGACACGGATGTCTCGGTCACCCCCGACAACGTCACCGGCGGCCGGCTCGCGGCCGAGCACCTCATCGCGACCGGCCGCCGCCGCATCGCGCACATCAGCGGCGACCCGGCCTACGCCGCAGCCCAGGACCGCACGGTCGGTGTGCAGGCGGCACTCGCCGGCGCCGGGCTGGAGCTCGTCGGCGACGTGCTCTACTCCGAGTGGAGCGAGCATTGGGGCCGCGATGCATCCGCCCTGCTGCTCGCGAGCCATCCCGACGTCGACGGCATCGTCTGCGGCAGCGACCAGATCGCGCGCGGCGTGCTCGACACGCTGCGCGACCTCGGCAAGCGGGTGCCCGAGGACGTCGCCGTGATCGGCTACGACAACTGGGAGGTGCTCGCCACGAACTCCCGCCCCGAGCTCACCAGCATCGACGCCAACCTCAAGCAGCTGGGCCGCGCCGCCGCGATGCGCATCTTCGACGCCATCGACGGAATCGAACCCGACACGGGCGTGCACCACCTGCCGGTGCGCCTCGTCATCCGCGGCTCCACCATCCCGCGGCGCTGA
- a CDS encoding gamma-glutamylcyclotransferase family protein, which produces MVERLFSYGTLRLPRVQRETFGSELPTSVDALVGWRVRMLRIADPAVVELSGEAEHPILERTGDPTDRVEGAVLELTPAQLAAADEYEVDEYARVPVTLASGLDAWVYAAR; this is translated from the coding sequence GTGGTGGAACGGCTCTTCTCATACGGCACCCTGCGCCTGCCCCGAGTGCAGCGCGAGACCTTCGGCAGCGAACTGCCGACGAGCGTCGATGCGCTCGTCGGCTGGCGGGTGCGGATGCTCCGCATCGCCGATCCCGCGGTCGTCGAGCTCAGCGGCGAGGCGGAGCATCCGATCCTCGAGCGCACCGGCGACCCGACCGACCGGGTCGAGGGCGCCGTGCTCGAACTCACGCCAGCCCAGCTCGCGGCCGCCGACGAGTACGAGGTCGACGAGTACGCGCGCGTGCCGGTGACGCTCGCGTCGGGACTCGACGCGTGGGTGTACGCGGCGCGCTGA
- a CDS encoding 5'-3' exonuclease: protein MTDRLMLLDTASLYFRAFYGVPDSIRRADGTPVNAVRGLLDMIARLVADFEATHLVACWDDDWRPAWRVELIPSYKAHRVAQVVPGPAPDVEEVPDPLEAQVPLILETLALAGITVIGAPEHEADDVIGTLATGAGLPVDVVTGDRDLFQLVSDADGVRVVYTARGMSRLEVVTDAVVVQKYGVLPEQYADFAVLRGDASDGLPGVAGVGEKTAAGLLQRFAGLDGIRDAAASGAPGMAAGVRAKVAAASDYLDVAPTVVRVVRDLALPPFDARLHPVTGDARVRLEQLATEWNLGGSVARVLAALDAAG from the coding sequence GTGACCGACCGATTGATGCTGCTCGACACCGCTTCGCTGTACTTCCGCGCGTTCTACGGCGTGCCCGACTCGATCCGGCGGGCCGACGGCACGCCCGTGAACGCGGTGCGGGGGCTGCTCGACATGATCGCTCGGCTGGTCGCCGACTTCGAGGCGACCCACCTCGTCGCCTGCTGGGACGACGACTGGCGCCCCGCCTGGCGGGTCGAGCTCATCCCGAGCTACAAGGCGCACCGCGTCGCGCAGGTCGTGCCGGGCCCCGCGCCCGACGTCGAAGAGGTGCCCGACCCCCTCGAGGCGCAGGTGCCGCTCATCCTCGAAACACTCGCGCTCGCCGGCATCACCGTGATCGGCGCGCCCGAGCACGAGGCCGACGACGTCATCGGCACGCTGGCGACCGGTGCCGGCCTGCCCGTCGACGTCGTCACCGGTGATCGCGACCTGTTCCAGCTCGTCTCCGACGCCGACGGGGTGCGAGTCGTGTACACCGCGCGCGGGATGAGCCGGCTCGAGGTCGTGACCGACGCCGTCGTCGTGCAGAAGTACGGCGTGCTGCCCGAGCAGTACGCCGACTTCGCGGTGCTGCGGGGCGATGCGTCCGACGGGCTGCCGGGCGTGGCGGGCGTGGGCGAGAAGACCGCGGCAGGCCTCCTGCAGCGGTTCGCCGGCCTCGACGGGATCCGCGACGCCGCGGCGTCGGGGGCGCCCGGCATGGCGGCGGGCGTGCGTGCGAAGGTCGCCGCCGCATCCGACTACCTGGATGTCGCGCCCACCGTGGTCCGCGTCGTGCGCGATCTGGCCCTGCCGCCCTTCGACGCGCGGCTGCATCCCGTGACCGGTGACGCCCGGGTGCGGCTCGAGCAGCTCGCCACGGAGTGGAACCTCGGCGGCTCGGTGGCGCGCGTGCTCGCGGCGCTCGACGCCGCGGGCTAG
- a CDS encoding carbohydrate ABC transporter permease, with amino-acid sequence MSTLSQPAALRRRRRGRRATGALAGWLYALPTALFVLGLFLIPLGLVVQMSASDWPLLGGNQGWNLPQNYTDAVSNRFFWDSVGFTLKYTVLTTVILLALSLGLALLVQESTRWKGLLRTSFLVPSALGLASASLLFYVLYSPIAGPFAGLMKSWGFTFLGTPEGALWSTIFLIVWRYAGFYMLLMLVGLQGIPDDVYEAARIDGASRWQTFRTITVPLLRPTLALTTVLCVTGSLLAFEQFYILTKGGPDNSTFTIVQLIYNVAFQGQNDLGIAGALSVIVLLALIVINVAQIRAFNRKAED; translated from the coding sequence GTGAGCACCCTCAGCCAGCCGGCAGCGCTCCGGCGACGTCGACGTGGCCGTCGCGCCACCGGGGCGCTCGCCGGCTGGCTGTACGCCCTGCCCACCGCGCTGTTCGTCCTCGGGCTGTTCCTCATCCCGCTCGGCCTCGTCGTGCAGATGTCGGCCAGCGACTGGCCGCTGCTCGGCGGCAACCAGGGGTGGAACCTCCCGCAGAACTACACCGATGCGGTGAGCAACCGGTTCTTCTGGGACTCGGTCGGGTTCACCCTGAAGTACACCGTGCTCACCACGGTGATCCTGCTCGCGCTGAGCCTCGGCCTCGCGCTGCTGGTACAGGAGTCGACGAGGTGGAAGGGCCTGCTGCGCACGTCGTTCCTGGTGCCCAGCGCACTCGGCCTGGCATCCGCCTCGCTGCTGTTCTACGTGCTGTACTCGCCGATCGCCGGGCCCTTCGCCGGGCTGATGAAGTCGTGGGGGTTCACCTTCCTCGGCACGCCAGAGGGTGCGCTCTGGTCGACGATCTTCCTCATCGTCTGGCGGTACGCGGGCTTCTACATGCTGCTCATGCTCGTCGGCCTGCAGGGCATCCCCGACGACGTGTACGAGGCGGCGCGCATCGACGGGGCATCCCGGTGGCAGACGTTCCGCACCATCACCGTCCCGCTGCTGCGCCCGACCCTCGCACTCACCACCGTGCTGTGCGTGACGGGGTCGCTGCTCGCGTTCGAGCAGTTCTACATCCTCACCAAGGGCGGGCCCGACAACTCGACCTTCACGATCGTGCAGCTCATCTACAACGTGGCCTTCCAGGGCCAGAACGACCTCGGCATCGCGGGTGCGCTCAGCGTGATCGTGCTGCTCGCCCTCATCGTGATCAACGTCGCGCAGATCCGCGCGTTCAACCGGAAGGCGGAGGACTGA
- a CDS encoding carbohydrate ABC transporter permease, giving the protein MSLTRTGAARAAAADPARDDSTRAIVAPHHARRGGGAGRRKHPTTIAGIALRTPYWVLTAALALLFLSPLIWTAVSSVSPLAGTNQTDGWGFGNYITLANYQAGVWVYLFNSAFVSLLTVALTLGVSLLGGYAFARFRFPGKDLLFLATLAILMVPYATLLIPLYVLLNTVGLSNSLVGVALVLAMFQLPFSMFMMRISFESIPREMDEAAMVDGCSSWSVLWRVLVPAVKPGLITVGLFAFLAAWNDFMAPLILINDSNRMTLPLAVANLRGQVQGVVDYGATEAGVVVLALPCILLFLILQRHYVRGFMSGAFKG; this is encoded by the coding sequence ATGAGCCTGACCCGCACCGGCGCGGCGCGCGCCGCCGCCGCCGACCCGGCTCGTGACGACTCGACGCGCGCGATCGTCGCGCCGCACCATGCCCGTCGGGGCGGCGGCGCCGGCCGCCGGAAGCATCCGACCACCATCGCGGGCATCGCGCTGCGCACGCCCTATTGGGTGCTGACGGCCGCGCTCGCCCTGCTGTTCCTCTCCCCGCTGATCTGGACGGCCGTATCGAGCGTGTCGCCGCTGGCCGGCACGAACCAGACCGACGGGTGGGGGTTCGGCAACTACATCACGCTCGCGAACTACCAGGCGGGCGTCTGGGTGTACCTGTTCAACTCGGCGTTCGTGTCGCTGCTGACGGTGGCGCTCACGCTCGGGGTGTCGCTGCTCGGCGGGTACGCGTTCGCCAGGTTCCGGTTCCCCGGCAAGGATCTGCTGTTCCTCGCGACGCTCGCGATCCTGATGGTGCCGTACGCGACGCTGCTCATCCCGCTGTACGTGCTGCTCAACACCGTGGGGCTGTCGAACTCGCTCGTCGGGGTGGCGCTCGTGCTCGCGATGTTCCAGCTGCCGTTCTCGATGTTCATGATGCGGATCTCGTTCGAGTCGATCCCCCGCGAGATGGACGAGGCGGCGATGGTCGACGGCTGCAGCTCGTGGAGCGTGCTCTGGCGGGTGCTCGTGCCCGCGGTGAAGCCGGGCCTCATCACGGTGGGGCTGTTCGCGTTCCTCGCCGCGTGGAACGACTTCATGGCGCCGCTCATCCTCATCAACGACTCGAACCGCATGACCCTGCCGCTGGCGGTCGCGAACCTGCGCGGCCAGGTGCAGGGCGTCGTCGACTACGGCGCCACCGAGGCGGGTGTGGTCGTGCTCGCGCTGCCGTGCATCCTGCTCTTCCTGATCCTCCAACGCCACTACGTGCGCGGCTTCATGTCGGGCGCCTTCAAGGGATGA
- a CDS encoding glycoside hydrolase family 127 protein, translating into MTLTATTAHLVPVAPSSGALRPLGLDEVRITGGFWHRRQEVNGTNTLDHIEGWLEREGWLGNFDLAAAGTLPEGRRGREFSDSEVYKYLEAVAWELGRLGALTDPDASERAAALEARFRAIVARVAAAQEPDGYLNTRFGRPGQGARWSDLEWGHELYCLGHLFQAAVARHRTRPDADDGLVDIARRAADLVCEVFGDGGIERICGHAEVEVGLAELGRALGEPRYLTQAALFVERHGRGTLADIEWGRSYYQDDVAVRDASALRGHSVRANYLAAGAADVAVETGDDGLLDALARQWDATVERRTYVTGGQGSHHQDEAFGEDWELPADRAYSETCAGVASVMFSWRLLLATGDAKYADLVERTLFNVVETSPAEDGRAFYYANTLHQRVPGAPADPDAVSPRAHSSLRAPWFDVSCCPPNTARTFASLAGYLATADASGIQLHQYAPSTVRTRLDDGREVALEVETGYPVDGRIVVRVLADAPTPWRLSLRVPAWATGAALVLRPAGEALEQRMPAGPGMVSCERAWAAGDEVELSLPVAPRFTSPDPRIDAVRGCLVVERGPEVFALETVDLDGTVLAASDFADLHVDPTAPPRDLPDGGVAATIVDRRTGARAEVPLVPYHAWAERGPSQMRVWVPGLPPVE; encoded by the coding sequence ATGACCCTCACCGCAACCACCGCCCACCTCGTGCCGGTCGCGCCGAGCTCAGGGGCGCTGCGCCCCCTCGGCCTCGACGAGGTGCGCATCACCGGTGGCTTCTGGCATCGCCGGCAGGAGGTCAACGGCACGAACACCCTCGACCACATCGAAGGATGGCTCGAGCGGGAGGGCTGGCTCGGCAATTTCGACCTCGCGGCGGCCGGAACCCTGCCCGAGGGGCGGCGTGGCCGCGAGTTCAGCGACTCCGAGGTGTACAAGTACCTGGAGGCGGTCGCGTGGGAGCTCGGGCGGCTGGGTGCGCTCACCGACCCGGATGCCTCGGAGCGCGCCGCGGCCCTCGAAGCCCGGTTCCGTGCGATCGTCGCGCGGGTCGCCGCGGCCCAGGAGCCCGACGGCTACCTGAACACCCGATTCGGCCGACCCGGGCAGGGCGCGCGCTGGAGCGACCTCGAGTGGGGGCACGAGCTGTACTGCCTCGGGCATCTGTTCCAAGCGGCGGTGGCCCGGCACCGCACCCGGCCCGACGCCGACGACGGCCTCGTCGACATCGCCCGGCGTGCGGCCGACCTCGTCTGCGAGGTGTTCGGCGACGGCGGCATCGAGCGCATCTGCGGGCACGCCGAGGTCGAGGTCGGGCTCGCCGAGCTCGGTCGCGCCCTGGGGGAGCCGCGGTACCTCACGCAGGCCGCGCTGTTCGTCGAACGCCACGGCCGCGGCACGCTCGCCGACATCGAATGGGGTCGCTCGTACTACCAGGACGACGTCGCGGTGCGCGACGCGAGCGCGCTGCGCGGCCACTCGGTTCGCGCCAACTACCTCGCGGCGGGCGCGGCGGATGTCGCGGTCGAGACCGGCGACGACGGGCTGCTCGACGCGCTCGCACGGCAGTGGGATGCCACGGTCGAGCGCCGCACGTACGTCACGGGCGGGCAGGGCTCGCACCACCAGGACGAGGCGTTCGGCGAGGACTGGGAGCTGCCGGCCGACCGGGCCTACTCCGAGACGTGTGCGGGCGTGGCATCCGTCATGTTCTCGTGGCGCCTGCTGCTCGCGACCGGCGATGCGAAGTACGCCGACCTGGTCGAGCGCACCCTGTTCAACGTGGTCGAGACCTCGCCCGCCGAGGACGGCCGTGCGTTCTACTACGCGAACACGTTGCACCAGCGCGTGCCGGGCGCCCCCGCCGACCCCGATGCGGTCTCGCCTCGGGCGCACTCGTCGCTGCGGGCGCCATGGTTCGACGTGTCGTGCTGCCCGCCGAACACGGCGCGCACGTTCGCGAGCCTCGCCGGGTATCTCGCGACCGCGGATGCCTCGGGCATCCAGCTGCACCAGTACGCGCCGTCGACCGTGCGCACCCGGCTCGACGACGGGCGCGAGGTCGCGCTGGAGGTCGAGACCGGGTACCCGGTGGACGGTCGCATCGTCGTCCGGGTGCTGGCGGATGCACCGACGCCGTGGCGGCTCTCGCTCCGGGTCCCGGCCTGGGCGACGGGGGCGGCACTCGTGCTTCGGCCCGCCGGCGAGGCGCTCGAGCAGCGGATGCCCGCCGGGCCGGGCATGGTCTCGTGCGAGCGGGCGTGGGCAGCCGGTGACGAGGTCGAGCTCTCGCTGCCGGTGGCCCCGCGGTTCACGTCACCCGACCCGCGCATCGACGCGGTGCGCGGATGTCTCGTGGTCGAACGCGGTCCCGAGGTCTTCGCGCTCGAGACCGTGGACCTCGACGGCACGGTGCTCGCGGCATCCGACTTCGCCGACCTGCACGTCGACCCGACCGCCCCGCCTCGCGACCTCCCCGACGGCGGGGTCGCGGCGACCATCGTGGACCGGCGCACCGGCGCGCGTGCCGAGGTGCCGCTCGTGCCGTATCACGCCTGGGCCGAGCGCGGCCCGTCCCAGATGCGGGTGTGGGTGCCGGGCCTGCCGCCGGTCGAGTAG
- a CDS encoding ABC transporter ATP-binding protein, with protein sequence MNDLREPVPQLDGVVFRREGRAILDDISFTVRAGEHWALLGPNGAGKSTILGMCGAVTHPTSGSVQVLGERLGRVELQALRRRIGHVNPRHPLESGRTVREVVLTGLTGTIERPMHWAPNADELAAADRLIDQLGLADRRDARWPTLSQGERGRTLIARALISEPRLLLLDEPSTGLDVAAREQLLETVDDLERTHPELASVLVTHHLEELPATTTHALLISHGRIVAVGGADEVVTSEHVSAAFEHPIRVGRDDGRWSARAVRRPRTPAA encoded by the coding sequence GTGAACGACCTGCGCGAGCCCGTGCCGCAGCTCGACGGCGTCGTCTTCCGCCGCGAGGGTCGCGCCATCCTCGACGACATCTCGTTCACCGTGCGCGCCGGCGAGCACTGGGCGCTGCTCGGGCCGAACGGCGCCGGCAAGAGCACCATCCTCGGAATGTGCGGCGCGGTCACCCACCCCACGTCGGGGTCGGTGCAGGTGCTCGGCGAACGGCTCGGCCGGGTCGAGTTGCAGGCGCTGCGGCGCCGCATCGGGCACGTGAACCCGCGGCATCCGCTGGAGAGCGGGCGCACGGTGCGCGAGGTCGTGCTGACCGGGCTCACCGGCACCATCGAGCGGCCCATGCACTGGGCGCCGAACGCCGACGAACTCGCCGCCGCCGACCGGCTCATCGACCAGCTCGGTCTCGCCGACCGCCGCGATGCGCGCTGGCCGACGCTGTCGCAGGGCGAGCGCGGCCGGACGCTGATCGCCCGCGCGCTCATCTCCGAGCCCCGGCTCCTGCTGCTCGACGAACCGTCGACGGGCCTCGACGTGGCCGCGCGCGAGCAGCTGCTCGAGACCGTCGACGACCTGGAGCGCACGCACCCCGAGCTCGCGTCGGTGCTGGTGACCCACCACCTCGAGGAACTGCCCGCGACCACCACGCACGCGCTGCTCATCTCGCACGGACGCATCGTCGCGGTCGGCGGCGCCGACGAGGTCGTGACCAGCGAGCACGTGTCGGCCGCGTTCGAGCACCCCATCCGGGTCGGCCGCGACGACGGCCGCTGGTCGGCCCGCGCCGTGCGGCGCCCGCGCACACCCGCCGCCTGA
- a CDS encoding MBL fold metallo-hydrolase, translated as MARRPTLTRIGGPTLLIELAGWRILVDPTFDPPGRTYSFGWGTSSRKTEGPAMPPTELPPVDVVLLSHDQHADNLDEAGRALLPGAGEVITTAAGARRLRRQGLRRAHGLHAWETAVIPPNDGESSDDGGARDSLTVTATPARHGPAWARPIVGSVIGFALSVGDAPETAVWISGDSVLHDGLRDAASRLDVDVAVVHLGGVQFPVTGSARYTMTASSAIDLIGSLQPRAVVPVHFDQWTHFREPGESARRVLDEASVTVRDRVVWLERGLPTVV; from the coding sequence ATGGCGCGCAGGCCCACCCTGACCCGCATCGGCGGACCGACCCTGCTCATCGAACTCGCCGGCTGGCGCATCCTGGTCGACCCCACCTTCGATCCACCGGGCCGAACGTACTCGTTCGGATGGGGCACCTCGTCGCGCAAGACCGAGGGGCCGGCGATGCCGCCCACCGAGCTGCCGCCCGTCGACGTGGTGCTGCTCAGCCACGACCAGCACGCCGACAACCTGGACGAGGCCGGGCGCGCCCTGCTGCCCGGGGCCGGGGAAGTGATCACGACCGCAGCCGGCGCACGGCGGCTGCGACGGCAGGGGTTGCGCCGCGCGCACGGGCTGCACGCGTGGGAGACCGCGGTGATCCCGCCGAACGACGGCGAGTCCTCCGACGACGGCGGCGCACGCGACTCCCTCACCGTCACCGCGACGCCCGCCCGGCACGGGCCCGCCTGGGCGCGGCCGATCGTCGGCAGCGTGATCGGGTTCGCGCTGTCGGTCGGCGACGCCCCCGAGACCGCCGTGTGGATCTCGGGCGACAGTGTGCTGCACGACGGCCTGCGCGATGCGGCCTCACGGCTCGACGTCGACGTCGCGGTCGTGCATCTGGGCGGCGTGCAGTTCCCCGTGACCGGGTCGGCCCGGTACACGATGACGGCGTCGAGCGCGATCGACCTGATCGGGTCGCTGCAACCGCGAGCGGTGGTGCCGGTGCACTTCGACCAGTGGACCCACTTCCGCGAGCCGGGGGAGTCGGCCCGCCGGGTGCTCGACGAGGCATCCGTCACGGTGCGCGACCGGGTCGTCTGGCTGGAGCGCGGACTGCCGACCGTGGTCTGA
- a CDS encoding alpha/beta fold hydrolase, producing the protein MTALLPPLPESVSEELVELGEEVILRVLRAGSGTPLVMLPGWTCTADFFVHQLADFADRGFEVIAVDPRGQGGSTKPLTGNTFAQRGLDLDALLNALGIREAVLFGWSFGVFDVLSYVRQFGTDRVSKLVLVDETPKAPALPGTEEWGEAELTHEGLVAFLRAMIDDRVGFWTGYAAYMIGRDDAALDDPDIARIVELGLQTPEHVALSTGADGLTSDYAQVAADASEQVPTLFIARDDWAEAAAHWVTVNLPDAEFATMPVHLGFATDPAEFDRTVAEFLERDE; encoded by the coding sequence ATGACCGCGCTGCTGCCGCCTCTGCCCGAGTCCGTGAGCGAAGAACTCGTCGAGCTCGGCGAGGAGGTGATCCTGCGGGTGCTGCGCGCCGGATCGGGGACGCCCCTCGTGATGCTGCCCGGCTGGACGTGCACCGCCGACTTCTTCGTGCACCAGCTGGCCGACTTCGCCGACCGCGGTTTCGAGGTGATCGCCGTCGATCCCCGCGGGCAGGGCGGATCGACGAAACCGCTCACCGGCAACACGTTCGCGCAGCGCGGCCTCGATCTCGACGCGCTGCTGAACGCGCTCGGGATCCGGGAGGCGGTGCTCTTCGGCTGGTCGTTCGGCGTCTTCGACGTGCTCTCGTACGTGCGCCAGTTCGGCACCGACCGGGTCTCGAAGCTCGTGCTCGTGGACGAGACGCCGAAGGCGCCCGCGCTGCCCGGAACCGAGGAGTGGGGCGAGGCCGAACTCACTCACGAAGGCCTGGTCGCGTTCCTGCGCGCGATGATCGACGACCGGGTCGGCTTCTGGACCGGCTACGCGGCCTACATGATCGGACGGGACGACGCCGCGCTCGACGACCCCGACATCGCGCGCATCGTCGAGCTCGGCCTGCAGACCCCCGAGCACGTCGCGCTCAGCACCGGCGCCGACGGGCTCACCAGCGACTATGCGCAGGTCGCCGCGGATGCCTCGGAGCAGGTGCCGACCCTCTTCATCGCCCGCGACGACTGGGCCGAGGCCGCCGCGCACTGGGTCACCGTGAACCTGCCCGACGCCGAATTCGCGACGATGCCCGTGCACCTGGGATTCGCGACCGATCCGGCGGAGTTCGACCGCACCGTCGCCGAATTCCTCGAGCGGGACGAGTAG